DNA from Brassica napus cultivar Da-Ae chromosome C4, Da-Ae, whole genome shotgun sequence:
gaaaaaatagaaattaatgGCAATGTTTTACTGGATTGTGTCTTGATCCGGGTTTGTGCTTAAACCTTGTCAATTTGATGTATGGAAGATCTCACAGGTTCAGTTTATTAACTGAACTGTAGAGCCGtgcctcaatgtcagatttTGAAACATTGGCTTATGGCATCAAATTTTCTAGAAACAATTAAGGACATATTTTTCTAGCTTCATCTATATAAGCtcaattaatgaaaatataaaagaaatgcTTAAAGGTTAACAGTTTTATGATAGTTAGACAAgaataaatctatattattaaaactgaattacttttttatactatttggaaacatgaattgcAATATAAATGATAATTGTTTGTAAACATGGATATCAATATAAAAAAGAAGTATATTGTCATTttactaattttattaatataattacattaattgtcTTTTCATATTTCATTCGGTTTAaccatttcattaattatattaccttaacaatacatcacatcattaattatactaccataataataatagtgtaaatttttatttattagttttaagcaacattaactttgtaccaattataaaatcaaaaatgtaaaataactgggttttgcatatggttaaacgttcggtttagtttgttttagtaaaacttttatttattttagttttaatcgGTGAAAAATTAcgtagacaaaaaaataattcaaagacatgtttttgtgaataaaataataacttaaatcaaaataataaaaatatattacatttattatcatttaattaTCACTccgtataattattttactaaataaaaaaactctttttatttcacttaatttagccaaacacatagaaagatgcatttttattaatttataaaatcagttaggaATGAATATTGGCTATCCATTTAGGTATGGATTATTTTTTCCgggcatcattttaaaaaaaatattgtcttgcttgaatattatatttatgtgTGGTTTTTGAGTTAGATCCTTCTAGGCGTGGATGAGTTCGGTTCTGATGTataggaacctaaaaatatctaaaaaatgtatctgaaacggattcagatatttgtaccaaaaataaccatattacccGATTTGGTCCAGgtattttgaatacaattagttatattacgactcatctaaaatatataacactatttatgaaaaataaatatcagtgtatgaaaaatgtaaaaaccaaTACATGCGCGGATGCTCGGGTCAATTTCTAGTTATAAACTTACGTCTTTCATACTTAAGCAaccaaaatagtatataatcattttaaatcatcaaaatacaatcaaataaataaatatcagctgtgttttatatataaaattgtttgatttgtCTATTTTATACTTGTTGATGCATATCACATAAAAGATTAGTGTTCTACTTGTTTTGTCTATTTTAATAGAGCtggttaaaagttttaaatttattattttattcaatttttttttgaaaaataaaaactagtTTGCTTAGTAATATAGCTTTTATTTGTTTCTACTATATGACCTAAAATTACGATAACATATATAACTAAGTgtaagcatttttattttaattgctTATAGCAGTTTAAATTGTTGGCACAACACTGCTGGACTGTGACAGAAAAACGTATATCCGaacatgtttttaatatattttggggGAAGGGATATAAAAAGGGTTCATTTGCCCAATAACCAAATTCATAATAGAAATTAGGTAGATGATGTTGACATAACGAAGAAACTATCATTTATACTATAATTTATTAGGTTATATCCTCTTTAATTACAAGTGAccggtgaaaaaaaaaagagataacgTCAGATTCGTAAGGTGTTGACACCTTAATAGCTAACTGTTCAAAATGAGAGATATGGAAGACATCCACGTAACTTGTATTTATTACCACATACAATTTTAAATTAGATTAATGATGTAGTTccatgaaataaataaatgaattaatggTGTAGAAACTGAAATGAATTTAGTgcataatgaaaaataaaaggaTGGTTCCATTTCATATGAGAAATAGTATATGACTCTAACCCGACACACAACTCTTAAATGTTAAAACATACCTAACTTttgaatactaaaccctaaactgttatcactaaacccaaacctcaatccccaccttccaaatactaaaccctaaacgctaatcactaaaccctaaatcctaatcactaaaccctaaacccaagtatagaccctaaacccaaacctctacttactaaatctaaaccctacgCATAaacctataaacccaaatacaatttataaactatttttcaatattgAACACTTGAAGACACATTTACTTAGTTAGCATGTTACATATCTTCTATTCCATATAGTCTAAGTAGTATAGTACacgaatatttaaaataatcaaaaaaattcaattgtGTATCAATAGTATGAAATGCAAATAGTAAATCTTCTTCACTCGCAAAAATACAACAATACAAGACacaccattaattattaaagctAAATCCCAATTAAAGAAGCATAAACccaaatagtatatatataatatgatttactatacccaaacttctacttagtaaatctaaacTCTAGTCAGGaacctataaacccaaatacaatctataaaaaaaatttccaataTTGGACATTTGAAGGCACATTTtgaatattaaaccctaaactgctATCACTAAACTCAAACCTTAACCACAcaccttccaaatactaaactttaaactctaatcactaaatcctaaacccaagtatagctcctaaactcaaatataatagaataaaataaatagtatagtacatattggtgaacAAAATAGAACACTCTTTATTAATCGTCAAATGAAACAATACATGttcactaaacccaaatcccAACTCCgcccttctaaatactaaaccctaaatcctaatcactaaaccctaaaccctaaacccaagtataaaccctaaacccaaatataaaccataaaccctaaactctaaacctaaatctcaaaatctaatacTGGCCTCAAACTCATCCCTATtactctaaatactaaaccctaatcactaattactaaaccctaaactcaaatataaactctaaatccaaatatcaaaatctaaaataatacataatattatgtaatattaatttatagtatataaatattatttatagttGAGAAATGTAGTATACTACGCTAATATAAGAGTTTATTTGTCACCTATCCAAAATTGGTTTTAATACACTTAAACCAATATAGTATGAATTTCATATTACAATCAATTATACAAAATGATATAgaagaaaactatcaaatttataaatatgaagatgattacaTTTTTAAGGGATTGTTTAGATATATATCCCAAATAGGTCTGGGAGGATCAGAGGGGTGAGCAGGTTGAGGGGAGTTATGTTCAAGAAAGCCTTCAGATGATCTCTCACCCTTAGAGCTCTGAGATGAAGGTACATGTTTCCTCTCAGCTCTCCTAGCTTCCTCACGATGTCTGTTTACAGCAAAGGATTCATCATACCTTCTTTTGTTGTAGGTCTCTTTACTAGGAGGAAGAGTCTCACGGTCTCGAGGAGCATGTCGATTGTTGTCACGGTGGTCATCTCTAGGAGCATACCGGGAGTCAATGCGTTTCCATACGCTATCCCGGTTATCTCTTTGTCTttcttatcatttttatatGGGAAATTGGGCTGTATAAcctttaaacaaattataattcatcCACTATCTAAAATTCCTTATGTACAGGGTATATAGATAAATGAGGGATTTTAGATagttgatgaatttaatttgtttaaaggtTATATAGTCCAATTTCCCatataaaaatgataagaaagacaaaaaaaagaaagaaagaaagagacgaCAATGTTACGAGGGAACAAGAAATTAAGGAATCCAGCAAATGGTGACTAATCATACGTATTGTCATAATCATCCACACAAAACCTTTTCACTGTTCACATCAACTATTTGTTTACAATTAGAAACTCTTTTTGCTCCACACCTCCATCATTTTCCTTTTGATTACTAATTGCATTTACtcttattatgaaataataaacttcAGTGAGAATATGAGTTGATGCTGGTTTGTGATCCGGTGAGAATCATAATGTAACTGCAGAAATTCCAGAAGTAACATGATAAAGCATGATTAAGTAGAAGCTTTTGCAAAGCTTGAAGAAATTTACAAAAAGTAAATAGTTACTTCATACGGATCTTCGAGAAGAAGACTATTTAAGTGCATATACACTTCCAGAAAAAGCATCTGGTGCTATGATCCTCTCGCCCCTTCTAACCAAATCTGAATGCCTTGTGCCAACAGAAACATCTTTACCCATCAGACGCACTGTTGAGTGTTATGCAAACACAACCATCACAGTTGGCAGCCATATTTTTACTACTTCGGTCCTATAACTCAGAGAGATTGATTGTGTGGCTCCTCAAATTGTTTAGAAACAGGGGAATGAACAGTTTGGCGGCACTCTCCACCATTAGTGGAAATGAAAAACGTTTTCTAGGTCAAGGTCTTATCAAGGCCTAGCCTAGctggaaagtacttatggcgtTTCTCATTAAGCACATAGTTTGGCAAGTGCCGTCTTACTTGAATGTTTCTTTCCACTCAAGTGACTGATTCCCGGCAAAACATAGACTTTCCTTTGCAAGCATCAGAGTTGTAAAGAGACGATCTTTGTCTCCAGTTGAGAAAGTATGTCCACTTTCATCAGAGAATCTGACATGCCTCTCACACTGAAAAGCaccaacataataaaaataatacacaTCAAATGTTCGTTTAGGTTAAGAATAAAACAGTGACTCATGTCATAAATACAAAAAggactaataatatataatttaacattGTTTTCCTCCATTTGAAGGCAAAACCAATCCTCTTTcgtcaaataaagaaaaagaaaacacaaagctCTTGGAGTGGTCATCTGGTTATGGATGAACGGCTACTACTGGGATTCACATAATCTCGCTTCGTGAACAATCTGATTCTTGGAAGGCACTTTCCTAGCCTCACCTGTTCATAATCACACAAACTTTAATACTAGAGATGTATATCTATACATTGAATAAGagggagagagacagagagcGAGACAAACCTTCCAGCTCATTTTCCTTGCAATTCGATCACTTATCAACTCCAAAGTACTGATGATTTCTCTAAATGTTGGTCTTTTTGATGCCTCACTGTCCCAACATTCCTGGATTAACCTGGCAACACAGAGACATCCGTAAGCATCTCTCAACGTAGATAGATTCATCCATGTTTCAAAAACAGGCTCATGAATGTTTTGTCTAAAAGAAAAAAGGGATACTATTAACGGAAACTTACTCTCTTAATCCGAAAGGATATGATTTTGCTGGAGCATTGAATGGTGGACGTTCATCTTCGATATATGCTTTAGGAACTTCAGTTTCTTCTTTCAGATGGAATGGTACAAAGCCTTCTATCATCTGTTTAGTTTGTTAACCCCACCAACAACATTGTATTAGCCTCAAAACTTTATGCTCTGTGAATATATCTGAATCTCTCTCTTGGTTACTTTACCTCTTGTAAGatcaaagcaaaagaaaatacaTCTACTTTTGTATCATACTCTTCATTCCTATACACTTCTGGAGCCATGTATCGCCCTGCGTACCACAAGGACACCAAGAGTTCAATACCATAAACCCATCATACCAAAACACACAACGATGATCTAATCCATATTATATTTTGTCGAGTTtcaattttagaaaacaaaatactaAAGCTAAACCAAGGTTCCCTAGCATTTCTAAGCCAGCTCAAGACATGTCATACACATATACAATGTAAATTATCAGAAAGGAAAACTTACAAGAACTGTCCAATGATGTAATAGGCCTGTCTTTTTTATCTGTCTTCTTAACTACCAGTAGCTTGCTGATTCCAAAGTCTGCAACTTTTAGATGTCCCGAATCATCCCGCAGTATGTTTCTGTTCTCTCACTTGAGCAAATTAGAACCCTTCCGACTTTTTGGATAAGCAATATAGGAACAAATGAAAACATTTTGTAACGATATTATTTATACTGATACAACCAAAGGAAGACTTACGGAGGCTCTAGGTCACAATGGATTATAGCTTCAGGTTTGTGCTCGTGCAAATAATTCATTCCCCTGCCAAAAAAAGAGGGAATACCACACAGATAATCAGAAGCCACATAATCGAACTTAATGTTTAATGCAACCGATCATTCATTGAGATGAGCCTGCATAACTACGAGTAAAAATACACAGACAATAGTAACCTAACCTAGCAATTTCAAGTGCAAACTTCACTGCTTGCGCTGGCATTAGAGACCCTTTCCTGTCAAGATATTGTCGAAGATCTCCctacaaacaaacacaaaataacTCAAAATTGTACAGCATAAATTCATGTAGTGCAAAATTCTCTTCAAATAAGACATGCAGAAGAGGAAGTTATTGCGGCCTATATTATAACTGAGCATTTTGCGAATGTGAAACATTTTCAGAATAAATATCAAGATATCTCCTTCATGTCATAAGCCAACTGTCGAAGTAGCATCAGAATTGGTAAAGAAAATTGTTGTTAGTCTCAAGAAGGACTTGACATTTTATTTTGCAAGTTTCTTGAGATCTTCTCAACAAAATATTGCCAGGATTTTGTGGTATATTCCAATTACTGATGTTTATTAGTGATCTTGAAATCATAAATGTTCACTTGTAGATTCAGAGATCTACGTGTTCATCTTGGTTGAGGAAGAATACCTTAGGTAAATACTCTGTGACGATCATCATGGGGTTACTTTGAGTAACTGCCCCTAAAAACTGGACAACATTTGGATGGCGTATCTTTTGAAGCAGTGCAAGTTCATCCCTGAATGCATTCCtggataccaaaaatatattaaaaccttTGAAAGGATAATCagttcaattaaaaaaaaaagaaaagaaataggTGTAGTAAACCCACACTTTGTCTTCGTCACTGAACATTTCCTCTCCAAAGGTTTTCACAGCCACATCAATTCCTCGCCATGAAGCCTTGTGAAAGGTACCCTATCGAGCAAAAACAATAACAACGAGTGTAAATTAGCCATATCTATAGCTAACTAGGAACGTAATACTCGTTTTACCAGCTAACACTCTTACTAAAACACATATGAAAATGAAAGCATTAGGCAATGGAACTACTTACCTTCGAAATTTTGACAGAGTTAGAAAAATCAAGCTCTGAAGGATGAATCTCATACTCAGGAACTTCTCTATCAGTTAGAACATGCATCGGAGGAATCTAAAACCACAAAAAACGATTATAACAACAATTAATCATTCATCACATTCCTTTAACATCCATCAAAGCAACAGCGTAGAACAGGTACCGTAGGCTTTGCACCATGCTTCTCCAGAAGCTGAATCACATCGTGATTTTTGTAATACACTGCATCTGCAAGAGGCTGTTAAGATCAATCACGAATCGTCAACAATCATTTACATCGCATTCACAATCTTAAATCACATAGTTATCAACTAGATCTGAGCCGTTACACTATAATTCAAAAGGATTGCTACTGTGAGGCAATTCGTCGAACACATACTGAACTATGAGTCTAGGCAGAGtcaaatcaaaccaaatcaGAGTTCGAATCCATACCGTACTCCCCCAACGATCCATCGAATTCACCTTGGCGCCACGGCTAAGCAGCAGCTCAACGACGTCGGTGCGTCCCTGGCACGCGGCGACGTGGAGAGCAGTACGTCCGTCGATATCGCGGTAATCAACGTTAGTTCCCGAATCCAGCATCTTATTGATCCCTTCGATATCGCCTTCGTTGGCTAGATACATTAGACGAATCGTCGGATCCACGATCCCAGCAGCCGCCGCCGCGGCGAACTCCTCGTCCTCATCTTCGGTAAAGGTGTCCGTCGGGGTTCTCGAGTCCGGCGCTAGCGAAGATTGTCTCCCGAGTTTGAATCTCGCCGGAGATTTCGGCTTAATCGTCTTCATGTTCGgcagaggggggggggggggttgtgaGAGAGCAAGATGAGCTGTAGATGGAACTGTAACGGCAGCAACCAAATAAATTGAATAAATAAGGAAAAAGCATATCCCAATTGGAGTAACGTTTGCCTCTTAATGCGGGTCAAGTATTATACTCGTTTTGTACTCTAggttttatatacttaaattgatttgattatttgtttatttatctccTCACCATCTTTATTCACATTAATTACTTTTCTGTaataaattcataatataacgaaaaaataatgaaaacaagacaaataaaacaaaacatatgatTAATGCATAACAAATAGAACAAAAGGATTGATACAAAATGTGAAAAGAGATCTATATGAAATTAATTTCTTAAGCACTTTAAATGATCAAGTATATtttaccaataaaaatataattttttgagaAAGCAAACGCATTGTTTTTGTATGTTATATATGTCTCTTAGGCGTTTAATTATCataaatcgtgttataaaaaaggaagatgtttttttttttggaataaacGTTAAAAGTTTGGGTGGGGATATAATTGCTGAAATAGTACGTAAAgtgaacataattttatattttccaaaCTATAATTTGCATTTGAGAACATATGATGGTCACAGATAAAATGTGTTACGTATATGATATAACGGGCCCGAGAATCATGTAGAAATCGATTAACGTTTTCAACCCCCTAGTGCTTTTCCCTTATGAGCAGATAAAGCACTCTATTTTACAAAATTGCATGATTATCCTATCATTTTTTCATTTCTAATAATAATGTTTCGTGTGAGAAGAAATGTATAAGGGTAACGGTCAGAGAATCCATAAACGTGTAGTGAGAGTAGATTCACGCCAACCATGCCTAAAAAGCCAGAAGTATAGTGATAACAAGTGTGAGTAGACACTATAAGAATAAGCGTAGTGAGTTTCAATTAGTACTCACTCATTTCCTTTCTTCCTTTGAGGTGAAAATGGAGAGGGGGATTGCTCGCTTGGCCGTTCTCTCTGCGCACTTGGAGGTGTCTGATCAGGTGTTACCGCCACCGATCGAGCCATGGTGCACATCGGGTGCTAGTGCACCGCATGGATCCCTTAAAGGAAGCTTGACCATCGTCGATGAGCGCACGGGAAAGAAGTACCAGGTCCCAGTCGCAGAGGATGGTACCGTTAAATCCATCGATCTTAAGaaggtatatatatttaaaaagttgttATTGACAAGCATGCAGTTGATTAGATATGCATGttgtgtatatattatattcagaACCGGATCTGagatttatttgataataaacattttaaggATAATCTTAATGTAAATAATCGATAATTTAGAAGTCATGTAacttatactccctccgtttcatattaagtgtcgttttagagattttttttcgtagaaaataagtgtcgttttcgattttcaatgcaaaatttattaattttatgcaaaatttatttttctattggttgaaatatggttaggtgtataggtaatagtattttttttatagtaaatgtacaaaattaattttttctttaattcgtGTGCCGAAACCTACAAcgaacagagggagtatgtaatagtttttttaaaaaaatgggaGGTCAAGACGAATATTAAAAAGGTTGTCTGAATATTTAAGAATGTATGTTGTGTGTGTATAATATTGATTAGAGATGGACTTACCTGTTCGATGGTGCAGATAACGACGGGGGCGGATGACAAGGGGCTTAAGTTATACGATCCTGGTTACTTAAACACAGCTCCTGTTCGATCTTCAATTTCTTACACTGATGGAGATGAAGGAATCCTACGTTATAGGGGATACCCAATTGAAGAGTTGGCTGAGAGTAGTACTTTTCTCGAGGTTGCTTATCTCCTCAGTAAGTCctgcatcatcatcaacatcatcatcatcaagtaGCTTCTCTTTGCATGTTGCTTGTGGGACAAAAGAAACATTTGATCATGgtatttcttgttttttatcttGCAGTTTATGGAAACCTGCCTTCTCAAAGACAGCTAGCTGATTGGGAATTAGCGATCTCTCAGCATTCAGCTGTCCCACAAGGATTATTGGTGAGTTTCTTCTACTCTTTCCTCATATAAGTTGGTTAGTCTTGCTTGTAAACCATAATGCTTGTCAATTGTCATGGCCATCAAAGATTGCTGCATCATGCCTCTCTTAGGGTTGCATCTGAGATTTAAgaggttataaatatttttcggTTAATcttaatatatagaaaaaaaatcagatctgTGATTTAAgagattataaatatttttagataaacttaacaaataattttttgacaatTTAGGAACATGCAATCTATATGTAATCagatctcttagaaacacaaagagttataagaacaacttttcttattagctttagaaactactcaaaactaaagctctcaatatgtttcacttagatcatatggaacacctctccattagacctatatttatatgaaagacaattccctttaacatgtaggatatggaaaacacaaatctaacctaaatagaaacttccttttcctatttctaggtttccttattgtgtttatcttaacatatcaaacatctaataatatgttaagtttccacaagcttggaattatccaacatttacccccttaattccaacttgaattagGGAGATCAATTTCTTGAACTCCGATTAAGCTCCTCATTTGCTTGAACATAATCCTTGCTAATGGCTTGGTAAGGATGTCAGCCTTCTGCTCAACACCCGGCACATGCTCCACTTCGATATGCCCGTTCTCCACACACTCACGAATGAAGTGATACTTCTTGAGTACATGcttactccttccatggaaaacTGGATTCTTGGTTAGAGCAATGGCTGATTTGTTGTCGATCCTAAGCTTGACTCTCTCGCCTTCTTTGCTTAGCATCTCACTCAACAATTCCTTGATCCATATAGCTTGCTTCGCTGCTTCTTGTTGCTGCCATGAATTCTGCTTCGCATGATGACAATACAACTGTCTGCTGCTTCTGCGACGTCCAAGTAATCAGTGATGAACCGTAGTAGAATGCATGTCCTGACGTGCTCCTCCCGTCATCGAGATCAATGTTGTGACTGCTGTCACTATAACCAACGACACTCCTTGACCCATTTTTCTTGAAGAACGGACCGTAGTTTGTTGTTCCTTTCACATATCGTAATATGTGTTTGATGGCTTGTCCGTGAGAGTCTCTCGGATTGTGCATGTATCGGCTAAGAACACCTACTGCGTAACACAGGTCGGGTCTTGTGTGAAGCAGATACCTCAAACATCCTATGATTCTTCTGAACTCGGTAGCATCTATCTCTCGCTCATCTTCAGCTTTTGAGATCTTCAAATTCGCCTCCATTGGAATTTGAGTTGCGTTACACGCTTCCATCTTTGTGTCACGCAGGATTCCTTGAGCATACCTCTCTTGTTTTATTCTGATTCCGTCTGCTCCTTGAATCACCTCTATGCCAAGGTAGTACATTAGCTTACCTAGATCTAACATCTCGAACTTCTTAGACATCTCCTCCTTGAATTGCCTAATCACCTTAAGTGAAGTTCCTGTCACAAATAGATCATCAACGTAGATGGCAATGATGAAGACGTCTCCTCCTTCAGTCTTGCAGTACACTGATGGTTCCTTCGTGCACTTCTCAAatctcatctccttgagaacctgATCAAGTTTCACACTCAATGCTCTGGGTGCCTGGTGTAACACATGCAACGTCTTGTGTAACACACAAACTCGatcctcttctcctttcttctcagAACCAGTTGGTCTATCTACAAGCTCCCATatcttgtttcttgtgatagACTCCAACTCGTCTTCCATAGCTTCAACCCAATCTTCTTCACAAGATAAGTTGAACTCATCTGAGGCaatctctcctcctctatcggtgcatcCTAGATTGAACACATCTGAGGCaacctctcctcctctatcgatGCAACCTAAATTGAACATAGCTGAGGCAagctctcctcctctatcggtgtgaGATCTTTTGAACCGATAGAATGCCTCATGATTATCTGCTGTCGTTGGTGGTGCGGTTTGTCCACTCAAATCTCCAAGCAATAATCTTAATGGCTTTGATGTACGAACCATGGCCTTAGTCAGGAGTGAGTCTCTGGTTTGCTTCCCTGCGAGACATGTGTCACACACGCCTTCTTCGTGTGTTACACTCGGGAATGAGTGTCTCATTTGCTTCCCTGCGAGACATGTGTCACACACGCCTTCTTCGTGTGTTACACTCTGCATTCCTACGACCATCTCCTTCCTTACCatgttgttcatcactccatagcttatatgtcctagcctagcatgccacctCCATGTAGCATCTACGTCCCTGACATGTAAACATTTCGGGTAGCTTATCTCCATAGGGGTTTTGTAGA
Protein-coding regions in this window:
- the LOC106411772 gene encoding integrin-linked protein kinase 1, translating into MKTIKPKSPARFKLGRQSSLAPDSRTPTDTFTEDEDEEFAAAAAAGIVDPTIRLMYLANEGDIEGINKMLDSGTNVDYRDIDGRTALHVAACQGRTDVVELLLSRGAKVNSMDRWGSTPLADAVYYKNHDVIQLLEKHGAKPTIPPMHVLTDREVPEYEIHPSELDFSNSVKISKGTFHKASWRGIDVAVKTFGEEMFSDEDKVNAFRDELALLQKIRHPNVVQFLGAVTQSNPMMIVTEYLPKGDLRQYLDRKGSLMPAQAVKFALEIARGMNYLHEHKPEAIIHCDLEPPNILRDDSGHLKVADFGISKLLVVKKTDKKDRPITSLDSSWRYMAPEVYRNEEYDTKVDVFSFALILQEMIEGFVPFHLKEETEVPKAYIEDERPPFNAPAKSYPFGLRELIQECWDSEASKRPTFREIISTLELISDRIARKMSWKVRLGKCLPRIRLFTKRDYVNPSSSRSSITR